The Plasmodium yoelii strain 17X genome assembly, chromosome: 14 DNA segment tatatacaataataaatatacatatatttattttattatttttttttttgtttttctttcAATACGTAGTGGCCAtttcaataattttatagtGTACACAAGTTAAACTTAAGGGTTTTTCGCATAAGCGCTATATGCgtcatttattttgttaactTTTAGGGACATTCCATTACATATTATGTTTCTATTCGAAACTTCGTTGTTTCTCCATTTCTCAATTGTGTATTACTTTGCCCATTTATTGTGCCCATTTATTGTGcccatttattttatttacttaattatttacttatttattttatttacttaATTATTTACTTGCTTACATTTTGGGGTGTCCACACCGTCATACGTTACACACACTTCAGTGTTTAATATTTGATTGCTTTGCtaaagtaataataaaattaaaaaaaagggaaaagaGACTATTTgactaaaaatataataaactttatacatgtttttttttttttttttttttttttttttattatatatttgcttGTATTCTAAAATGAATAAAGgcatatattcattatatttttgaaggtgaataaaaatatatttatataaagagAAACCGTTGTTTTGCATACCCacaaaattttaattaatatatttttatttttttattatatttatggatatgtatatatcatatttaaggaattaaaaaaagataataaaaactgtccttatttgtatatatgcataaatcTATATAAGagtttatttaaataatgtgtagtaaaaatgtgataatattgattagtataaaaaaaaaaaaaaaaaaaaaaaaaaacagtgaagaaaaggaaaaaataaatatttacataaattattaaagcATGGCTCacgataaaaatatatagagaaAAGGGATTATATTCAAAGATGCGATCAAATTTCGAGGAAATTATCCCTTTTATTGTCAAAAGgaatatatgtatatccatataaatatattatatataatattgtactATATTTAATAGTCATATAATCGGAgcgatatatatatatttatatttatttagttAGTTTGTCGAATAAGTATGGAAGAATATAGACATCAAGTTGGGGGTCATTGCAAATTGATCAAACCCAAAGATTCATCAAAAGTTTACAAACCATTAatagaaaatgaatatatattttatgaaaaattaaaaaacttTCGTTCTTCTTCTGCAGAATCTAGTCCtttacaaattttaaaaaaatttattccGAAATTTTATGGCGTTGTAGATATTGCTGTTGATTCTTTTTCTGACTTAAGTAGTGAAACATTTAGGAGGGATTCAAAAATGAtagaaaaatcaaaaaaaaaaaataataacatgaAATATATTCGAGTTAATAGgaatgaaaaaaagaaagattATATATTCCCCAATGCAGATTCTAATCACACTGAAACAGAGGCACTTTGCAATAATGAAAGTGTTTCCATAAATCTGAATGGCGAAATAAACAATGCAAAGGTTGGGGAAATAGACTGTCAAACAAACTTAAACGAACATAATAATGCAACGGTTGGCGACATTGCAAATCAAGAGGATGAGAAAAAGTGGATCCcacatataattttagaagATTTAGTAAACGGATTCAAAAGGCCATGTGTGTTAGATATAAAGATGGGAAAAAGGCAACGAAAAATTGGTGCATCattagaaaaaaagaaaagacaAGTTGAAAAAAGCTTTAAAACAACTAGCCATTCATTAGGGTTTCGATTATGTGGATGTCaacattataataaattacaagacacattattttataaagatAAATATTGGGGTAGAAGTTTAAGTAAAGAAAATATTCCATGGGCAATTAGAAACTGGTTTTGGAATGgaacattattatatgatgaATTAATTCCAATACTTTTAGAAAAAttacatgttttttttaattgtattGTTGAGTTAAGACATTATAGGTTTTGGTCATCTTCTTTATTATGGGTTTTTGATGGAGGcttaaatgataaaaaagaaCGATCAAATTCGTTAGATATAAGAATGATTGATTTTGCtaatacaatatatttacaaGATAACCCTTCTGTAGATgaagaatatatttttggattacgtaatttaatttattttattcaaatattatataattgtatacataatatatattttttaccttATGAAATTAATACTTGTTTTTATtctgaaaattataaatttacaaaaaaaaataattccatTCAACCTTTTTATCACAACATTGTTAAAGGGAGGGTGAAATCGGATATTGTTGACCAAATTAAagagaagaaaaaaaaaaaaaaaaaaaaaaatcaaaaaaagttaaaaaaaaaaaattttgaaaattgtGGAAAATTACAAAATGATACATTACTGAAAGATACATTTAATGCTCAAAAGGTTGATAAAGAAAAAGATGACGATAACGAAAAGACAAATATAAAGATGAATACAAAATGCATATTGAACGATAATTATATAGACACATTTgattggaaaaaaaataaaattataaataacaaaaataatgaattaaataacTACAatgaaaatatcaaaaaagaaattatatttgataaattaaatgaatgTAAAGAGAATCTGTTGAAGGATGATCCCAAATATATAAACCATGAACAAAACAAAATAGAAAGTGATTCAAAAATTGAAtcaaaaagagaaaataatGGAAATGACATAAATAGCGTGATGATTCAATGtctaaatgataataaaatttattctAAAAATTTGATTGTAAAAAAGTTATGTTCAAAATTATCAAATTTgtcaatttataaaaattataaagaaaaaaatataaatggatTAAATTTCACATATTTATCATTAGCCGAAAAAACaccaaaaatatataatagaaaaatagcattaaaaaatataaattgtaATTCAGATtcttttttactttttaagAAAAGCTTAAATTTGAATagtgttaaaaaaattgtaaaaaaaaaaaatttccaAATGTGCGAAAAATCAAATTCATGTACagatatttttataagtataaaaaaagacaaaaaaaaaaaaaaatattataaaaaaaaaattaacatgtatattttaagaaaatataatgagttttataatattaaaagatttaCAAAATCAACAAaccaaatgaaatatttacgtaataataataataatatgtctaaTAGTAGACAtagtaatatttataaaaaaaataaaatctataataaattttataaaattaataaaaataaaaaaatatattattcaaattttattaataaaccATTAGAAGAATTCAATGTTTATtcagaatataaaaataaaaataataataataataataataatatgttttttattgatggtgctattttaaataattcgaaaaaaaaaaatattttttttaataagcATATTAAATATGAGTTAAAACGTAAAAATTTAATCATCCCTTTAACAGAaacaaatgaaaattataaatatattcgtagATCTTTATCTGAAcctaatatttataaatttaatagatttatttatacctctaataattttaatactaCAGAAATTCATTATAGTaacttaataaaaaataaattaattaacgTTCCTATATATGGCCATATTTATGGATTTATTTCAAGTTCAACTAATGTTGATTATTTTTCGAATTGTTCTATAAGTGAATAGTTTTTattctatataattttttttgtcctTTTCCCCAATATCTTTTTTTCTCTCTATATATgcttatgtatatattaggGGTTTAATATTTTGAACTATATTTGTAATATGATTTCCtttattcaattttttttaattttgtacttttataattttgtacaattttataataccCATTTCAcagtttattattttcagttgatataatcatttttttgcCATTTTTTTGCCATTTTTTTTGCCATTTTTTGCCATTTGGTATTGCTTATTATAATTgctattattttgtatatgtaccaactattttaaatatttggaGGAATGTAAACACTTAAGTGTTAATTCcacacatatatgtatgcgttaattatataaatttatatgctTCCAGAAAAGCTACTGTCTTATTTTTCCAAATATTTTCTTGGCTTtcaattttagaaaaaataaaaataaaatagattaAATTATAATCCCACCCTAACTTAATAACACACACAAAGAATTATCATATTTCAATTtgtagaaaaatatattttatataaatagttttatgtataaataagattatttatattttccattttttcttttatattacacaaataaatgttaaagcaattttttttcattaattttttactaGGTCttttaaacaaaatatgtaaaattaGTTAAAATGAGGTGTAAAATAATGGCATGCCAAAGAAACAATctcaattttttaatttaaaaaaataaaaataaaaacagctattattatacatatgttcttttaaatatatatttaatatttttctttttttctcatatgtgtttcacattttttcataataaaataaatgccCGCCgcacttttatttttttagtatatatataatatatgtaatgtaCACATGGGGTACAAAATACAATCCCAAAAGACCTTTGATAATGagctatattatttttgtatttttaaatggataaaaaatatataatatatataatatataatatatatatttcgtAATATTCTTATTAATGggaataatttaaaatattttggaAGGAATGGTAATTaaggtatatatttatataaaataaatagttgTATCGTAAGagaaagaaagaaaaaaaaaacacacacTAAATATGTACtgaattaataaatacatttttgaaAAAGTTAAGAGAGatgaatatatttgaatttataaaaaaatattttatgtttattttttttatggtataccgtttttttaatataaaatacccaataaaaaaaaaattcataatatTTGGATTACCTTCTTCGGGGAAAACTTCTATAATATACTTTTTCAAGCTTGGATATCTTATTACAAGtgtaagagaaaaaaaaggaaaaaaggaaaaaaggaaaataaaaataatatttaataacaatttgtaaaaattcaaatacaTCAAAATAGGTATTAAAATTCATTTGCTCTTTCATACATTGCGCATCCTATCTACTCACAAAAATTGCTATAAagcatgcatatatatatgtatatatatgtaaggAAATTCCTAAGCATACAATTTCCGATACTTTGAAACCCTTATATAAATTAAGCTAGCACACTTGACATGACTTATTATAAACACACAAAATGTACACACTTCCTATTTCACCTTTTTAATATGTAggtaaaaacatattttataaatgaagaaaaatttacattaaaaataaagaatgataaaaatcatgatgaagaaaaaaattatgaaataaatttttatgaaatagGACATAACTGTTCTTacaatttaataaaagaatATGCAGACATATCCGatgatataatttatattgttgaTAGTATACGTAAAGATAAATTGTGTGAATGTAGAGAAGATtttataagaataatatatgattttagatttatatatagaaaatgtaaatttttaatttttatgaataaaCAAGATTCGAATGGCTGTATAAAGCCAGAAGAAatcataaattattttgCTTTACCAAATGAATTACAATATAGATGTAAATTTATATCCTCAAGTACATTATCTGGACAAGGCTTAAACGAAGGTTTAGAATggttattaaattataatgttTTTTCTGAAAAGGAGGAGATTATTGAAAGACGCAAAAGGTTATATGATTATTAATAGTAATGAACATGTTATCTATATAATGTATATGGTATATAGCTAGCTATGTGTATATGGGAAAAATATAACTCTAGTGAATTTACCTTTATTTTTTGTCTGATTTTGTTTTCCCCATTTTAACGATcttaattattaatttataagcATATGcttatctatattatattcatcatgtttttatacaaatttgttataatattttccgACCaaatttattgttattatataaatagactcatatttatatgtgccacccctttttatttttttacgttttcatttatcaaatatattaatttatttatgttattaaaaacactcatgaataaaattaatcctttttaaagaaaaaatttaattatgaaaaaaaatatatcaaatatttAGGACAAACTTAGGAAATTTACTATAACaacaaaaatttatttttattttattgaaaCATTGTAAAATATAGTGACTTATCTCCGACAATGTCTATTATCTGTATACAATTAAGTACGAATGTCCATATAACaatatgtaaaaattgtgtaaaaaaattattaatattttattaatattttattaatatttttttttcatatattcaaaatatatagagaatatatataatttgcttTTAAATTGATACCTGATCAAGTTCTTCAAAAATACTTTTATTGTTTCCATCTATGTCTTTATAGTATCTTTCTGATAAtttctttaaaaataaacaaaaaaattaaaatgttttaatatgatttatattaattactaTCAAATtgtatgaattttttttcaatatatatatttactttCAATGAGTTTTCTCCATATTCTTTTTCAGTGGTATTTTGAATGTCCTTAAATTCGTAAtctaaaaaagtataataagcagaaaatttaaaacaaaaaaaaaaatggtataaaaataaaaaaattaattacagCGAAATTAACCTGCTGAGGCTTTATCCCCCGGCATTGCATTAACAGACTGAGGATTTTGTGGCTGAATTAAAATAAGTTGAAACATATGTAGAAATGTAATAGCAATAGAAATGTAACAGAATAGAAATAGTAATAGCAATAGTAATAGCAATAGTAATAGCAATAACAATAACAATAGTAGTGatgcataaaataatttaaaaattgttttcAATAAAAACCTTGTAGATATTTTGAACTTCATAAGGTATTTGAGCACAGACagtataaaacaaaaaaaaaaggagaaatatataattattcattttgaattaaaaaattatatatatatattttttaaaaatacgCAATAACAATAAgtgtttataatttttaatctCTTATTATATAGAACAAATGTTtttaagtaaaataaaaatgtgtatatattttttatttatacaaaccctattattatattcattttaaaatatagagatacaaataattttttgtcGATTTCTTTGAATTTTTTGTTGATTTCTTTGAATTTTTTGTCGATTTCTTTGAATTTTTTGTGAACATATTTCGGTTgtctttttaaatttatagaCTTGAATATTTGCATATGTGTAAATATTTATgcgctttttttttttcaaaagtaaaatgtattatgtaAATGTGTAATTACAACTAATAGAatttaaaagatatatatatatttttaaaacatgcatatgaaaaaaaaaatatatttttaaattcatatatatgtacacaCATTATATcacaattattttaataatttaaaaaaatttatgtgCCTTAATATTATACCTGTCTTTTATgtaatgtatttttattaagcTCGAAATTGTTTTCAACCTATTTTTTCTCATTATGTttaatatgaaattttagttattatataaaatgtgaaaatatttaaaaaattgaaataacactatatttttattttttattcagGAATGAATTTAGAATAAAACTATGCTATACACATTTATACcttcttattatttttttccgttttttattttaattttggaaagtaaaaatattattagtcTTGATCAAATTTATCCAaatgcatataaaaaaaatatgctatttattttaaaatgaaaaaaggacgcataaatatcaaaataatacatgtagatatattttaacgaacatatatacattgtctttatatttatacacattgaaaacgaaaaaaaaaaaataaataaaaaataaataaaaaaataaataaaaaaataataatgaaagtaaaatttacaaaaaatttaatcTAATAATTAAgatgaataaaaatgatatgaacaattttttatgtcaATTTGACTTTTCTTCCTTGGAAGATTTAGATCCATCAATAGGTTACAaacaaatttgaaaaaatgtAACAATCCCATTATACTTATAAATAACGAAATGTGTGtgcaaataatatatatatatatagagagaGAGAGAAATATTATGAACATTTAACAATTTTTGCAGCTGATGGTTATCACATATGTTACAATAAGGAAGTACcatttgaaataaaaataagtgaATCAGAAAATGTTCCAAAAGAAATTGGAAATTTAGAAAACATAACAGTAAAATTATTAGTTTTAGTAAGTCATATGTTTATTCAtaccaaaaaaataataagtataatatatatatatttccccacatatttatcataaaaaataatatattgttaaaactgttttataattttactGAATAATgagaataaatataaattttttttatatttctatagGGTGAGGAATTAAATGCACAGAGTATTAAAATAGAGCTAACTAGCGAATCCGATTTATTCTTCCATTTTACTCAAATGTAgaagaataataatattttattttcatcttagatcaataatgttattttttgtttaatcattatatatccatattatgtgtacatatttatttgcatttttttatcCTTTTTAAGAATGTAAATATTCTTACtggatattttattattattttatttatcttattcgatttttatttttagagTTGATGAAAACATATTCGATACAATGCAAGACAAACAAAAGCTTATGATAAGTTTCTCTGAATACTTGGaagttttaattaaaatgttCAATTCTTGTGTCCGAGATCCCCAAAGGTAAAACTCAATTTTATTAAGACAACTATTCTTTAACAAGATTTATTCAAAAAgaagtatataaatacagttgtaatgttattattgaaataaatatttatacatatataatattttcttacGTTTTTCATTATATCCATTTCTTACCGTTTATTAGTTTTTTAGctatatttactataaagcaAAATGGAAAAGCCCAGCTTGATTTTATAAAAGTAGGCAATGAAAGCAAAGCAAAGAAAAGAAAGCAAAGCAAAGCAAAAcgaaacaaaaataatgcGTATGCAATATTTTACAtaccctttttttttttttttttgaaagaATATGGAATACAGATTCATTGAACTTCTTGTGTGTGAATTTGTTCAATCCCCagattatataataaaggaGAGTATTGCCTTTAGATATAATTTCATTAAATCGAAAAATacgattatatataaaagacTTCAAGTAATTAaaactattatatatataataacaattgCGACCCCTATATATTTAtcgatttttattttattatagtcctcattttaatttttttataatttatttaggATATAAGTTTGCtaattaaatcaaaaaatcCATCTCTTTTAATGCAACTTCAAAAAACAGCTAGTAAACAAATGGaacttatgaaaaataaaaaatatacaaatgatatatatagcCCAAATAAGTGAAGTCTATAAATATGGATTAGTTATATTTTACAATTATGCCACATATGCAAATATATggtatttataaaaatatttttatttatatttttgaatgaataataatatttcaatacTAAAAAGTTAATgacaatatatatacttataacACATGATCGTGTATTTCTGTtgcttaatttttttttaaaaaacttccaattatatttttaatttattgcataaaaaaaaacatgataattgctattttttttaaaacggTTGGTTCATATACAcctcaaaaatattttttaagacatgatatatatgaaaaaaaaaaaatgtaaaaaaaaaataacaggTCAtagaaattattataaatatgtaatcCTATAAATACACGTAcaacataattattaaaacatttcatataaatttatgataatataattacGTTCAtgaaatatgaaaaaaataatttttcttttttataaataataatttttcaaacGTTTCACTGGGAAGCTATTTAAATATgcagagaaaaaaaaatcccaaaaaagtgaaataaaaaatttaataatataataatataatatagtaaaataataaaataataaaatatacaatcAGTCGCTAATAATGCTTTATTAGTTGCGAAGAGTTTGTTTTCCCAAAAAGGAGAAATGAAaagaatatattaatatttttgtaattaccattatattgttttgctcttaattttatataccaCAGCTGCTCATAATAATTAATCAGTTTAATTACCAGTTTAATTACCAGTTTAA contains these protein-coding regions:
- a CDS encoding inositol polyphosphate kinase, putative, which produces MEEYRHQVGGHCKLIKPKDSSKVYKPLIENEYIFYEKLKNFRSSSAESSPLQILKKFIPKFYGVVDIAVDSFSDLSSETFRRDSKMIEKSKKKNNNMKYIRVNRNEKKKDYIFPNADSNHTETEALCNNESVSINLNGEINNAKVGEIDCQTNLNEHNNATVGDIANQEDEKKWIPHIILEDLVNGFKRPCVLDIKMGKRQRKIGASLEKKKRQVEKSFKTTSHSLGFRLCGCQHYNKLQDTLFYKDKYWGRSLSKENIPWAIRNWFWNGTLLYDELIPILLEKLHVFFNCIVELRHYRFWSSSLLWVFDGGLNDKKERSNSLDIRMIDFANTIYLQDNPSVDEEYIFGLRNLIYFIQILYNCIHNIYFLPYEINTCFYSENYKFTKKNNSIQPFYHNIVKGRVKSDIVDQIKEKKKKKKKKNQKKLKKKNFENCGKLQNDTLLKDTFNAQKVDKEKDDDNEKTNIKMNTKCILNDNYIDTFDWKKNKIINNKNNELNNYNENIKKEIIFDKLNECKENLLKDDPKYINHEQNKIESDSKIESKRENNGNDINSVMIQCLNDNKIYSKNLIVKKLCSKLSNLSIYKNYKEKNINGLNFTYLSLAEKTPKIYNRKIALKNINCNSDSFLLFKKSLNLNSVKKIVKKKNFQMCEKSNSCTDIFISIKKDKKKKKYYKKKINMYILRKYNEFYNIKRFTKSTNQMKYLRNNNNNMSNSRHSNIYKKNKIYNKFYKINKNKKIYYSNFINKPLEEFNVYSEYKNKNNNNNNNNMFFIDGAILNNSKKKNIFFNKHIKYELKRKNLIIPLTETNENYKYIRRSLSEPNIYKFNRFIYTSNNFNTTEIHYSNLIKNKLINVPIYGHIYGFISSSTNVDYFSNCSISE
- a CDS encoding ADP-ribosylation factor, putative — its product is MNIFEFIKKYFMFIFFMVYRFFNIKYPIKKKFIIFGLPSSGKTSIIYFFKLGYLITSVKTYFINEEKFTLKIKNDKNHDEEKNYEINFYEIGHNCSYNLIKEYADISDDIIYIVDSIRKDKLCECREDFIRIIYDFRFIYRKCKFLIFMNKQDSNGCIKPEEIINYFALPNELQYRCKFISSSTLSGQGLNEGLEWLLNYNVFSEKEEIIERRKRLYDY
- a CDS encoding SAS6-like protein, putative; the encoded protein is MNKNDMNNFLCQFDFSSLEDLDPSIADGYHICYNKEVPFEIKISESENVPKEIGNLENITVKLLVLGEELNAQSIKIELTSESDLFFHFTQIVDENIFDTMQDKQKLMISFSEYLEVLIKMFNSCVRDPQSFLAIFTIKQNGKAQLDFIKNMEYRFIELLVCEFVQSPDYIIKESIAFRYNFIKSKNTIIYKRLQDISLLIKSKNPSLLMQLQKTASKQMELMKNKKYTNDIYSPNK